One window of the Niallia circulans genome contains the following:
- a CDS encoding SUKH-4 family immunity protein, whose amino-acid sequence MMTPEEFINKWDYIKNGPLNKFKEADLMNTYFSDEVKRFLSIGGLPETPPPYLEFTTSQFRPITDVFDMPEEFQKYWFLGSTGSGNPICITEKDENIVSLTNGDNYKVIFVNSSLNQFAECILAYVSMIDKAIEINGEDAYIDNDIPKVVMEWLKGELEKIDSKCMEAGFFWSTEFENLFV is encoded by the coding sequence GTGATGACACCAGAAGAATTTATTAATAAATGGGATTATATTAAGAATGGCCCACTGAACAAATTTAAAGAAGCAGATTTAATGAATACATATTTTTCGGATGAAGTTAAGAGGTTTTTGTCTATAGGAGGTCTACCGGAGACTCCACCGCCGTATTTGGAATTTACTACGTCCCAATTTAGACCTATTACCGATGTATTTGATATGCCAGAAGAGTTTCAAAAATATTGGTTTTTAGGGTCAACTGGTTCGGGGAATCCAATCTGTATAACGGAGAAGGATGAAAACATAGTGTCACTTACTAATGGGGATAATTATAAAGTGATATTTGTTAATTCATCTCTGAATCAGTTTGCAGAATGTATATTAGCTTATGTATCCATGATTGATAAAGCAATAGAGATTAACGGAGAGGATGCCTATATTGATAACGATATACCTAAAGTAGTAATGGAGTGGCTAAAAGGGGAACTAGAGAAAATTGATAGTAAGTGTATGGAAGCAGGATTCTTTTGGTCTACTGAGTTTGAAAATCTATTTGTATAA
- a CDS encoding bacteriocin immunity protein yields the protein MSEKLSKDELVELVKKICNPKQSDEKVSEYIEILEENVPHPAPSDLIFWNDEDLSPEEVVEIALAYKEEN from the coding sequence ATGAGTGAAAAGTTATCTAAAGATGAGTTAGTTGAACTAGTAAAAAAAATATGTAATCCTAAGCAGTCTGATGAAAAGGTAAGTGAATATATAGAAATTTTGGAAGAAAATGTTCCTCATCCTGCTCCGAGTGACTTAATTTTTTGGAATGATGAGGATTTATCTCCAGAGGAAGTAGTAGAGATTGCCTTAGCATATAAAGAAGAGAACTAA